Proteins encoded in a region of the Mycolicibacterium chitae genome:
- a CDS encoding metallothionein codes for MATNEQGTVLTCAHEGCGCRVRIEAPCNCADSGGSYRCTCGAELVPVE; via the coding sequence ATGGCGACCAACGAACAGGGCACCGTACTGACCTGCGCCCACGAGGGCTGCGGCTGCCGGGTGCGGATCGAAGCCCCGTGCAACTGCGCGGATTCCGGTGGCAGCTACCGCTGTACGTGCGGCGCCGAACTGGTCCCCGTCGAGTAG
- a CDS encoding pyruvate kinase: protein MTGEAELLALRGIVDELLDHLGEAEQAWADGIAQTAPEYRDSARNMVHYLAIRQHDLRELQGQLARLGLSSLGRSEPHVQATLRAVRAALTAMVGDDGWSPPEPSAVPLDEGTALLVKHATALLGPAPEHRASRIMVTMPTAAATDSALVTGLLEAGMDGARINCAHDDPNTWRAIAANVRRAARATGRTCFIAADLAGPKVRTGALEPGPRAKLRLHRGDVLELTADCAPAPVDSPTARIGCTLPEVIDAAEIGHRVLFDDGKIAGKVIEKQPGILRIGITHAAAKGSKLRADKGINLPDTTLSASAPTQQDLVDLAVAAEFADLVEMSFVRDPGDVELLLDELERLGAQAMGLVLKIETPSAFEHLPRLLIAAMRRPKVGVMIARGDLAVESGYERLAEVQEEILWLCEAAHLPVIWATQVLEQLAKTGNPSRAEISDAAMSERAECVMLNKGPYIRDAVTALDDILRRMNEHQNKKVQLLRPLRSWQPGG from the coding sequence ATGACCGGCGAAGCCGAACTCCTGGCCCTGCGCGGGATCGTGGACGAGCTCCTGGACCACCTCGGCGAGGCCGAGCAGGCCTGGGCCGACGGCATCGCGCAGACCGCCCCCGAGTACCGGGATTCGGCGCGAAACATGGTGCACTACTTGGCGATCCGCCAGCACGACCTGCGCGAGCTGCAGGGCCAGCTCGCCCGGTTGGGCCTGTCCTCGCTGGGTCGCAGCGAACCCCACGTGCAGGCCACCCTGCGCGCGGTGCGGGCCGCGCTGACCGCGATGGTCGGCGACGACGGCTGGTCACCGCCGGAGCCCAGCGCAGTGCCGTTGGACGAGGGCACCGCGCTGCTGGTCAAACACGCGACCGCGCTGCTGGGCCCGGCCCCGGAGCACCGGGCGAGCCGGATCATGGTGACCATGCCGACCGCGGCGGCCACCGACTCCGCGCTGGTCACCGGCCTGCTGGAGGCCGGAATGGACGGCGCGCGCATCAACTGCGCCCACGACGACCCGAACACCTGGCGGGCCATCGCCGCCAACGTGCGCCGGGCCGCCCGCGCGACCGGCCGCACCTGCTTCATCGCCGCCGACCTGGCCGGGCCGAAGGTGCGCACCGGCGCGTTGGAACCGGGGCCGCGGGCGAAGCTGCGGCTGCACCGCGGCGACGTCCTCGAGCTGACGGCGGATTGCGCCCCTGCCCCGGTGGACTCGCCCACTGCGCGGATCGGATGCACCCTGCCCGAGGTGATCGACGCCGCCGAGATCGGGCACCGGGTGCTCTTCGACGACGGCAAGATCGCCGGCAAGGTGATCGAGAAACAGCCCGGGATCCTGCGGATCGGCATCACCCACGCCGCGGCCAAGGGCTCGAAGTTGCGCGCCGACAAGGGCATCAACCTGCCCGACACCACCCTGTCGGCGTCGGCGCCCACCCAGCAGGACCTGGTCGACCTGGCCGTCGCGGCGGAGTTCGCCGATCTGGTCGAGATGTCGTTCGTGCGCGATCCCGGCGATGTCGAACTGCTGCTCGACGAACTGGAGCGCCTCGGCGCGCAGGCCATGGGACTGGTGCTCAAGATCGAGACACCCAGCGCGTTCGAACATCTGCCGCGGCTGCTGATCGCCGCGATGCGCCGCCCCAAGGTGGGGGTGATGATCGCGCGCGGTGATCTGGCGGTGGAATCCGGCTACGAACGCCTCGCCGAGGTCCAGGAGGAGATCCTGTGGCTGTGCGAGGCCGCGCACCTGCCGGTCATCTGGGCGACCCAGGTGCTCGAGCAGCTGGCCAAGACCGGCAACCCGTCCCGCGCCGAGATCAGCGACGCCGCGATGAGCGAACGCGCCGAATGCGTGATGTTGAACAAGGGGCCCTACATCCGCGACGCCGTCACCGCGCTCGACGACATCCTGCGCCGGATGAACGAGCACCAGAACAAGAAGGTGCAGCTACTGCGGCCGTTGCGGTCCTGGCAACCCGGCGGATGA
- a CDS encoding nitrate/nitrite transporter, whose translation MSALSLRRNRDIEDWDAEDVEAWEAGNRTIARRNLIWSIVAEHVGFSIWSIWSVMVLFMPEDVYGIDAAGKFYLVAVPTLVGAFMRIPYTVAPARYGGRNWTVFSALLLLLPTALTWYFIASPGTSYTTFLVVAAFAGLGGGNFASSMTNINAFYPQRLKGWALGLNAGGGNIGVPVIQLVALLVIATVGNTRPEIVCAAYLVAVSLAALGAALFMDNLRNQRSNLGALAEALRHRHSWVMSFLYIGTFGSFIGFSFAFGQVLQINFLAGGETPAQAALHAAQIAFLGPLLGSIARPYGGKLADRIGGGRITLYTFVAMTFAAGILVATGMADDARSGAPTGAQMGAYVAGFILLFVLSGIGNGSTYKMIPSIFEAKAQGRDDLDRAGKAAWSRSMSGALIGFAGAVGALGGVFINIVLRASYVSDAKSATNAFWVFLGFYVVCAVVTWCVFLRLQAPRARPVGESAPVPAGRAPR comes from the coding sequence ATGTCAGCACTGTCGTTGCGCCGAAACCGCGATATCGAGGACTGGGATGCCGAGGATGTCGAGGCCTGGGAGGCCGGCAACAGAACAATTGCGCGGCGCAACCTGATCTGGTCGATCGTCGCCGAGCACGTCGGCTTCTCCATCTGGTCGATCTGGTCGGTGATGGTGCTGTTCATGCCCGAGGACGTCTACGGCATCGATGCCGCGGGCAAGTTCTACCTGGTGGCCGTGCCAACCCTGGTCGGGGCGTTCATGCGGATCCCGTACACGGTGGCCCCGGCGCGCTACGGCGGGCGCAACTGGACCGTGTTCAGCGCGCTGCTGCTGCTCCTCCCGACCGCGCTGACCTGGTACTTCATCGCCTCGCCCGGCACCAGCTACACGACGTTCCTGGTGGTGGCGGCGTTCGCCGGTCTCGGCGGCGGCAACTTCGCCTCGTCGATGACGAACATCAACGCGTTCTACCCGCAGCGGCTCAAGGGCTGGGCGCTGGGCCTGAACGCCGGCGGCGGCAACATCGGCGTGCCGGTCATCCAGTTGGTGGCGCTGCTGGTGATCGCCACGGTGGGCAACACCCGGCCCGAGATCGTCTGCGCGGCGTATCTGGTCGCGGTCAGCCTGGCGGCCCTGGGGGCCGCGCTGTTCATGGACAACCTGCGCAACCAACGGTCCAACCTCGGCGCCCTGGCGGAAGCGCTGCGGCACAGACACTCCTGGGTCATGAGCTTCCTGTACATCGGCACCTTCGGGTCGTTCATCGGGTTCTCCTTCGCGTTCGGGCAGGTGCTCCAGATCAACTTCCTGGCCGGTGGGGAGACGCCGGCCCAGGCCGCGCTGCACGCCGCCCAGATCGCCTTCCTCGGACCGCTGCTGGGCTCGATCGCCCGGCCCTACGGCGGCAAGCTGGCCGACCGGATCGGCGGCGGGCGAATCACGCTGTACACGTTCGTCGCGATGACCTTCGCCGCGGGCATCCTGGTGGCCACCGGGATGGCCGACGACGCCCGCAGCGGCGCGCCCACGGGCGCCCAGATGGGCGCCTACGTGGCGGGATTCATCCTGCTGTTCGTGCTGTCCGGGATCGGCAACGGCTCGACCTACAAGATGATCCCGTCCATCTTCGAGGCCAAGGCGCAGGGGCGCGACGACCTGGATCGGGCCGGTAAGGCCGCCTGGTCGCGCAGCATGTCCGGCGCGCTGATCGGGTTCGCCGGGGCCGTCGGCGCCCTGGGTGGGGTGTTCATCAACATCGTGCTGCGCGCCTCCTACGTCAGCGACGCCAAGTCCGCCACCAACGCGTTCTGGGTGTTCCTCGGCTTCTACGTGGTGTGCGCCGTCGTCACCTGGTGCGTGTTCCTGCGCCTGCAGGCCCCGCGGGCCCGCCCGGTCGGGGAGAGCGCGCCGGTCCCGGCGGGGCGAGCACCACGATGA
- a CDS encoding bifunctional nitrate reductase/sulfite reductase flavoprotein subunit alpha → MTTTTTTTRTACSYCGVGCGISVETRPDADTGRPVIARVSGDRLHPANFGRLCTKGATHAELMAATDGRLTTALRRPDRAAEAVPVDVDEALAEAGARLRAIVDEHGPDAVALYVSGQMSMEAQYLATKLAKGFLRTVHIESNSRLCMASAGTGFKQSLGSDGPPGSYADFEAAELFLVIGANLADCHPILHLRMMDRVRAGARLIVVDPRRTATAENADLYLPIRPGTDLALLNGLLHLLVEAGDIDRDFIAEHTEGWDAMPAFLADYPPERVAEITGLDVADIRAAAAMITAAGEWMTCWTMGLNQSTHGTWNTNAICNLHLATGALCRTGSGPMSLTGQPNAMGGREMGYMGPGLPGQRSVLSEADRDFVEAQWELDPGTIRSDVGPGTIEMFRRLGTGEIKAAWIICTNPAVTVPRRDAVIAGLRAAELVITQDAYADTATNRFADIVLPAALWAESDAVMVNSERNLTLLQQSVPALGDARPDWELICGVARHLGFGEQFDYKSSEQIFDEIRRFHNPATGYDLRGASYERLRETPLQWPCPPEIPGDDDRNPIRYLNDGVSQELFVDADGHRPRLAFATPSRRAVFHPRPHLPAAEMPDDDYPLVLNTGRLQHQWHTMTKTGNVAKLNRLNSSPFVEIHPDDAAALDIVDGAEVAIRSRRGTAVLPAVLTDRVRPGSVWAPFHWDDADGRRFAINTVTNDAVDAESLQPELKVCAVRLELVSAPVEATPAAAPVAAAPEPGGPLLLWASQTGNAEELAGALGGRLGGVRLRTLDQTALSDLTAAGEVLVVTSTFGDGGPPDNGADFWARLSAPEAPSLAGVRFAVLGLGDRAYADFCGYARVLDARLAELGATRLLDRADHEVHEEQPLGRWTDKVVELLGVSPDSAPSAAPSGPAPFTRTRPIAAPLCRNRLLTPGTAAKEVRQFGFDISGHDVEYAAGDSLGVYVANNAAVVDEWLAATGLSGAATVVVDGAETELRQALTSHYDIAKVTPNLLDFLAERTTDRARAKRLRRRDALEKWLVDRNGLDVVRDFAVRADPEEWQEVLVRLTPRQYSISSSPLVSPHEIQLTVSVLRYRSPEGAVRGGVASTHLADLPADTPVEVFLQRSPHFRPPQRSETPMIMVGPGTGIAPFRGFLQERRALGHTGGNWLFFGDQHREQNFYYRAELEDMLDDGILTRLDVAFSRDQAKRVYVQHRMRAAGAQLWRWLADGAHFYVCGDAARMARDVDTALTDIIRTHGRMSEEAARDYKRELIAEKRYLRDVY, encoded by the coding sequence ATGACCACGACCACGACGACGACGCGGACGGCCTGCTCGTATTGCGGTGTGGGGTGCGGGATCTCGGTCGAGACCCGCCCCGACGCCGACACCGGTCGGCCGGTGATCGCCCGGGTTTCCGGGGATCGGTTGCATCCGGCCAACTTCGGCCGGCTGTGCACCAAGGGGGCCACCCACGCCGAGTTGATGGCCGCTACCGACGGGCGGCTGACCACGGCGTTGCGCCGCCCCGACCGCGCCGCCGAGGCCGTGCCGGTCGACGTCGACGAGGCGCTGGCCGAGGCCGGCGCGCGGTTGCGGGCGATCGTCGACGAACACGGCCCCGACGCGGTCGCGCTGTATGTCTCGGGTCAGATGTCGATGGAGGCCCAGTATCTGGCCACCAAGCTGGCCAAGGGATTCCTGCGGACCGTGCACATCGAGTCCAACTCGCGGCTGTGCATGGCAAGCGCCGGAACCGGTTTCAAGCAGTCGCTGGGCTCCGACGGCCCGCCGGGCTCCTACGCCGACTTCGAGGCGGCCGAATTGTTCCTGGTGATCGGCGCGAACCTGGCCGACTGCCACCCGATCCTGCACCTGCGCATGATGGATCGGGTCCGGGCCGGAGCCCGGCTGATCGTGGTGGACCCGCGGCGCACCGCCACCGCCGAGAACGCCGACCTGTACCTGCCGATCCGGCCCGGCACCGACCTGGCGCTGCTCAACGGGCTGCTGCACCTGCTGGTCGAGGCCGGTGACATCGACCGGGACTTCATCGCCGAACACACCGAGGGCTGGGACGCCATGCCGGCGTTCCTCGCCGACTACCCGCCGGAGCGCGTCGCCGAGATCACCGGACTGGACGTCGCCGACATCCGTGCCGCCGCGGCGATGATCACCGCGGCGGGGGAGTGGATGACGTGCTGGACGATGGGACTGAACCAGAGCACGCACGGGACGTGGAACACCAACGCGATCTGCAACCTGCACCTGGCCACCGGCGCCCTCTGTCGCACCGGATCCGGGCCGATGTCGCTGACCGGGCAGCCCAACGCGATGGGCGGGCGCGAAATGGGTTACATGGGACCGGGTTTGCCGGGCCAGCGCTCGGTGCTGTCCGAGGCCGACCGCGACTTCGTCGAGGCGCAGTGGGAGCTCGACCCGGGCACCATCCGCAGCGACGTCGGACCGGGCACCATCGAGATGTTCCGCCGGCTCGGCACCGGCGAGATCAAGGCCGCGTGGATCATCTGTACCAACCCGGCGGTGACGGTGCCCCGCCGCGACGCGGTGATCGCCGGGTTGCGCGCGGCCGAATTGGTGATCACCCAGGACGCCTATGCCGACACCGCGACCAACCGCTTCGCCGACATCGTGCTGCCGGCGGCGCTGTGGGCCGAATCCGATGCGGTGATGGTCAATTCCGAGCGGAACCTGACGTTGCTGCAGCAGAGTGTCCCGGCCCTCGGCGATGCGCGCCCCGACTGGGAGCTGATCTGCGGGGTGGCCCGCCACCTCGGATTCGGTGAGCAGTTCGACTACAAGTCCAGCGAGCAGATCTTCGACGAGATCCGTCGATTCCACAATCCCGCAACCGGTTACGACCTGCGCGGGGCCAGCTACGAGCGGCTGCGCGAAACCCCGCTGCAGTGGCCGTGCCCGCCCGAGATCCCGGGGGACGACGACCGCAACCCGATCCGCTACCTCAACGACGGGGTCTCCCAGGAGCTGTTCGTCGACGCCGACGGGCACCGGCCGCGGCTGGCGTTCGCCACCCCCAGCCGCCGCGCGGTGTTCCATCCGCGCCCGCACTTGCCCGCCGCGGAGATGCCCGACGACGACTACCCGCTGGTGCTCAACACCGGTCGCCTGCAACACCAGTGGCACACGATGACCAAGACCGGCAACGTGGCCAAGCTGAACCGGCTCAACTCGTCACCGTTCGTCGAGATCCACCCCGACGACGCCGCGGCGCTGGACATCGTCGACGGTGCCGAGGTGGCGATCCGGTCGCGGCGCGGTACGGCGGTGCTGCCGGCCGTGCTGACCGACCGGGTCCGTCCCGGCAGCGTCTGGGCGCCGTTCCACTGGGACGACGCCGACGGCAGGCGCTTCGCCATCAACACCGTCACCAACGATGCGGTGGACGCCGAATCGCTGCAGCCCGAACTCAAGGTCTGCGCGGTGCGGCTCGAATTGGTCTCCGCGCCCGTCGAAGCGACCCCGGCAGCCGCCCCTGTCGCGGCCGCCCCCGAGCCGGGCGGGCCGCTGCTGCTGTGGGCCTCGCAGACCGGCAACGCCGAGGAACTCGCCGGTGCCCTGGGCGGGCGGCTCGGCGGGGTGCGGCTGCGGACGCTGGACCAGACCGCGCTGAGCGATCTGACGGCCGCGGGGGAGGTGCTCGTCGTCACCAGCACCTTCGGCGACGGGGGTCCGCCGGACAACGGCGCGGACTTCTGGGCCCGGCTGTCCGCACCGGAGGCGCCGTCGCTGGCCGGGGTGCGCTTCGCGGTGCTCGGCCTCGGCGACCGCGCCTACGCCGACTTCTGCGGCTACGCCAGGGTGCTGGATGCCCGGCTGGCCGAACTGGGCGCCACCCGCCTGCTCGACCGCGCCGACCACGAGGTGCACGAGGAGCAGCCGCTGGGCCGCTGGACCGACAAAGTTGTTGAGCTGCTCGGGGTTTCGCCGGACTCGGCGCCCAGCGCAGCGCCGTCGGGGCCCGCACCCTTCACCCGCACCCGGCCGATCGCCGCCCCGCTGTGCCGCAACCGACTCCTCACCCCGGGCACCGCGGCCAAGGAGGTTCGCCAGTTCGGCTTCGACATCAGCGGCCACGACGTCGAGTACGCCGCGGGGGATTCCCTGGGCGTCTATGTCGCCAACAATGCGGCCGTGGTGGACGAGTGGCTGGCCGCCACCGGACTTTCCGGCGCGGCCACCGTCGTCGTCGACGGCGCCGAAACCGAACTGCGCCAGGCGCTCACGTCGCACTACGACATCGCCAAGGTGACGCCGAACCTGCTGGACTTCCTGGCCGAGCGCACCACCGACCGCGCCCGGGCCAAGCGGTTGCGCCGCCGCGACGCGCTGGAGAAGTGGCTGGTCGACCGCAACGGCCTCGACGTGGTCCGGGATTTCGCCGTCCGCGCCGACCCCGAGGAGTGGCAGGAGGTGCTGGTGCGGCTGACCCCGCGGCAGTACTCGATCTCGTCGAGCCCGCTGGTCAGCCCCCACGAGATCCAACTGACGGTCTCGGTGCTGCGCTACCGCAGCCCCGAAGGGGCCGTGCGCGGCGGTGTGGCCTCGACCCACCTGGCGGATCTGCCCGCGGATACGCCGGTGGAGGTGTTCCTGCAGCGCTCGCCGCACTTCCGGCCCCCGCAACGGTCGGAGACCCCGATGATCATGGTCGGGCCGGGCACCGGCATCGCGCCGTTCCGGGGGTTCCTGCAGGAGCGGCGCGCGCTCGGGCACACCGGCGGCAACTGGCTGTTCTTCGGCGATCAGCACCGCGAGCAGAACTTCTACTACCGCGCCGAACTCGAGGACATGCTCGACGACGGCATCCTGACCCGCCTGGACGTGGCATTCTCGCGGGATCAGGCCAAGCGGGTCTACGTGCAGCATCGGATGCGGGCCGCCGGCGCGCAACTGTGGCGCTGGCTGGCCGACGGCGCGCACTTCTACGTGTGCGGGGATGCCGCCCGGATGGCCCGCGACGTCGACACGGCGCTGACCGACATCATCCGCACCCACGGTCGGATGAGCGAGGAGGCCGCGCGGGACTACAAGCGCGAACTGATCGCGGAGAAGCGCTACCTGCGGGATGTGTACTGA
- a CDS encoding M20/M25/M40 family metallo-hydrolase, whose protein sequence is MTSPLRSVDEVVDLVSTLIRFDTSNTGVPETTKGEAECARWVVEQLEAVGYECEYLESGAPGRANVFTRLRGADPARGALLLHGHLDVVPAEAADWSVHPFSGAVEDGYVWGRGAIDMKNMVGMMIAVARHFKRAGIVPPRDLVFAFVADEEAGGTYGCKWLVDHRPDLFEGITEAIGEVGGFSLTIPRRDGGERRLYLIETAEKGMLWMRLTARNRAGHGSMVHDDNAVTAVAEAVAKLGRHQFPIVMHEAVAEFLAAVTEETGYTFDPDSPDLDGTIAKLGPISRIIGATLRDTANPTMLKAGYKANVIPATAEAVLDCRVVPGRQAAFEREVDEIIGPDVQREWITELPSYQTTFDGDLVEAMNAAILATDPEARTVPYMLSGGTDAKHFARLGIRCFGFVPLQLPPELDFSALFHGVDERVPVDALIFGTEVLEHFLKNC, encoded by the coding sequence GTGACCTCACCGCTGCGCTCCGTCGACGAGGTGGTCGACCTCGTCAGCACCCTGATCAGGTTCGACACCTCCAACACCGGGGTGCCGGAGACCACCAAGGGCGAGGCCGAATGCGCCCGGTGGGTGGTCGAGCAGCTCGAGGCCGTCGGATACGAGTGTGAATACCTCGAGTCGGGCGCGCCCGGGCGGGCCAACGTGTTCACCCGGTTGCGCGGCGCCGACCCCGCGCGCGGGGCCCTGCTGCTGCACGGGCACCTCGACGTCGTCCCGGCCGAGGCCGCGGACTGGAGCGTGCACCCGTTCTCCGGGGCCGTCGAGGACGGCTACGTGTGGGGCCGCGGCGCCATCGACATGAAGAACATGGTCGGCATGATGATCGCGGTCGCGCGGCACTTCAAGCGCGCCGGCATCGTGCCGCCGCGCGATCTGGTGTTCGCCTTCGTCGCCGACGAGGAGGCCGGCGGCACCTACGGCTGCAAGTGGCTCGTCGACCACCGTCCCGACCTGTTCGAGGGCATCACCGAGGCCATCGGTGAGGTGGGCGGCTTCTCGCTGACCATCCCGCGCCGCGACGGGGGAGAACGCCGGCTGTACCTGATCGAGACCGCCGAGAAGGGCATGCTGTGGATGCGCCTGACGGCCCGCAACCGCGCCGGGCACGGTTCGATGGTGCACGACGACAACGCGGTCACCGCGGTCGCCGAGGCGGTCGCCAAGCTGGGCCGGCACCAGTTCCCGATCGTCATGCACGAGGCGGTGGCCGAGTTCCTGGCCGCGGTCACCGAGGAGACCGGCTACACCTTCGACCCGGATTCGCCCGATCTGGACGGCACCATCGCCAAGCTCGGTCCCATCTCGCGGATCATCGGGGCCACGCTGCGTGACACCGCGAACCCGACCATGCTCAAGGCCGGCTACAAGGCCAACGTGATCCCGGCGACCGCGGAGGCCGTGCTGGACTGCCGGGTGGTGCCGGGGCGCCAGGCCGCCTTCGAACGCGAGGTCGACGAGATCATCGGCCCCGATGTGCAGCGCGAATGGATCACCGAACTGCCTTCGTACCAAACGACTTTCGACGGCGACCTGGTGGAGGCGATGAACGCCGCGATCCTGGCCACCGATCCCGAGGCCCGCACCGTGCCCTACATGCTCTCCGGGGGCACCGACGCCAAGCACTTCGCCCGGCTGGGGATCCGCTGCTTTGGCTTCGTACCGCTGCAGTTGCCGCCTGAACTGGACTTCTCCGCGCTGTTCCACGGGGTCGACGAGCGGGTCCCCGTCGACGCGCTGATCTTCGGCACCGAGGTGCTCGAACACTTCCTGAAGAACTGCTAG
- a CDS encoding YbhB/YbcL family Raf kinase inhibitor-like protein, whose amino-acid sequence MAFPYNPYDHLPKLPGFTLTSTSVKDGGPLDNAQVSGLMGAGGEDVSPQLSWSGFPEETRSFAVTVYDPDAPTASGFWHWAVANLPGTVTELPAGIGDGSELPGSAITLANDAGMRRYVGAAPPAGHGVHRYFIAVHALQVEKLEIDESASPAYLGFNLFMNAIARAVIHGTYEQK is encoded by the coding sequence ATGGCGTTCCCGTACAACCCCTACGATCACCTGCCGAAACTGCCCGGCTTCACCCTCACCTCGACCTCGGTGAAAGACGGCGGCCCGCTGGACAACGCTCAGGTCAGCGGCCTGATGGGGGCCGGCGGCGAGGACGTCTCCCCGCAGCTGAGCTGGTCGGGCTTCCCGGAGGAGACCCGCAGCTTCGCCGTGACGGTCTACGACCCGGACGCGCCGACGGCCTCGGGCTTCTGGCACTGGGCGGTGGCCAACCTGCCCGGTACGGTCACCGAGCTGCCCGCCGGCATCGGCGACGGCAGCGAATTGCCCGGCAGCGCAATCACCTTGGCCAACGATGCCGGCATGCGCCGCTACGTCGGCGCGGCCCCGCCGGCCGGTCACGGCGTGCACCGCTACTTCATCGCCGTGCACGCGCTGCAGGTCGAGAAGCTCGAGATCGACGAGAGCGCCTCGCCGGCCTACCTGGGCTTCAACCTGTTCATGAACGCCATCGCCCGCGCGGTCATCCACGGCACCTACGAACAGAAGTAG
- a CDS encoding quinone-dependent dihydroorotate dehydrogenase: MYQTLRRGLFAVPAERIHTVVFGALRSATAWGPPRRRLHALLAPHDPILASTVFGVRFPGPLGLAAGFDKNGAGLHTWGALGFGYAEVGTVTAQAQPGNPQPRLFRLPEDRGLLNRMGFNNHGAGALALQLARHRPDVPIGVNIGKTKATPPEHAVDDYRASARLLGSLASYLVVNVSSPNTPGLRDLQAVQTLRPILQAVLEETATPVLVKIAPDLSDSDIDEIADLAMELGLAGIVATNTTVSREGLRTPGVDALGAGGVSGPPVARRALEVLHRLHARAGSELVLISVGGIETADDAWERITAGAALLQGYTGFVYGGGMWAKNIHDGLAQRLRAGGFASLSEAVGSAAP; encoded by the coding sequence ATGTACCAGACGTTGCGCCGCGGGCTGTTCGCGGTGCCCGCCGAACGGATCCACACGGTGGTGTTCGGCGCGCTGCGCTCGGCGACCGCGTGGGGCCCACCCCGGCGCCGCCTGCACGCCCTGCTGGCCCCGCACGACCCAATCCTGGCCAGCACCGTGTTCGGCGTGCGTTTCCCGGGCCCGCTGGGGCTGGCCGCCGGGTTCGACAAGAACGGCGCGGGCCTGCACACCTGGGGCGCCCTCGGGTTCGGCTACGCCGAGGTGGGCACCGTCACCGCGCAGGCCCAGCCCGGCAACCCGCAGCCCCGGCTGTTCCGGCTGCCCGAGGACCGCGGCCTGCTCAACCGGATGGGCTTCAACAACCACGGTGCGGGCGCGTTGGCGCTGCAGCTGGCCCGCCATCGCCCCGACGTGCCGATCGGGGTCAACATCGGCAAGACCAAGGCGACCCCGCCCGAGCACGCCGTCGACGACTACCGCGCCAGCGCGCGCCTGCTCGGCTCGCTGGCGAGCTACCTGGTGGTCAACGTCAGCTCCCCCAACACCCCTGGCCTGCGGGACCTGCAGGCGGTGCAGACGCTGCGGCCCATCCTGCAGGCGGTGCTCGAGGAGACCGCCACCCCGGTGCTGGTGAAGATCGCGCCGGACCTCTCAGATTCCGATATCGACGAGATCGCCGATCTTGCAATGGAATTGGGCCTGGCCGGCATCGTCGCCACCAACACCACGGTGTCCCGCGAGGGACTGCGGACGCCCGGGGTCGACGCGCTGGGCGCCGGCGGGGTCTCCGGGCCGCCCGTGGCGCGCCGGGCCCTCGAGGTGTTGCACCGGCTGCACGCGCGGGCCGGCTCGGAGCTGGTGCTGATCAGCGTCGGGGGCATCGAGACCGCCGACGACGCCTGGGAGCGGATCACCGCCGGGGCCGCGCTGCTGCAGGGCTACACGGGATTCGTCTACGGCGGCGGCATGTGGGCCAAGAACATTCACGACGGGCTGGCCCAGCGGCTGCGCGCCGGCGGGTTCGCCTCGCTGAGCGAAGCGGTGGGCTCGGCCGCGCCGTAA
- a CDS encoding DUF5703 family protein yields MTNRAARARLPRGWDHDLSDEYEWIPLRLPPDVTRLTASTRLSIEAEYRGWELSKVRLYTDGSRRVLLRRKKTRVQNPHAEPIPGL; encoded by the coding sequence GTGACGAATCGGGCGGCGCGCGCGCGACTGCCGAGGGGCTGGGACCACGACCTGTCCGACGAGTACGAGTGGATCCCGCTGCGGCTGCCGCCGGACGTGACCCGCCTGACCGCCTCCACCCGGCTGTCCATCGAGGCCGAGTACCGCGGCTGGGAGCTGAGCAAGGTCCGGCTGTACACCGACGGGTCACGCCGGGTGTTGTTGCGGCGCAAAAAGACCCGCGTGCAGAATCCGCACGCCGAACCGATCCCGGGGCTGTAG